The genomic stretch TCGCTAGCAGGTACCTGTCCCACGTAGGCACGCTGCCCAAGCCACTCGACGCGCCTGCTGCCTCCTCGCTCGAGTGCTCCTGCTAACAAAGGCCCCTCCTGGCTAGTTTTCGCATTGGCCTCAGACTCTCCATGCCGCTTTCGTCGCCGTTGTAAATCTACGCATGTGCCCCGCCGCCCTACATCAGCACTCGAGTCCCTCGCCCGGCCCTTCTCCTGCCCCGCCCTTGTAGCCGCAAACACCGCAAACCACCATGTTTTGGCGCTTCGGCGGGTATGCCCAGCTCTCGTCGCTGGACAGTATTCTCGACAAGCCTGACGTCACCGTCGAGGAGCTGCTAGACGAGTCAGATCTGATCCAGGAGCTTAAGCAGCAGAACTCGAAGCTTATAGAATACCTTCGTGACGAGAATGTCTTGGAGCGCCTCCTTCGTTATGTCATCGCCGCAAGACCTCACTCGCCGCCCGATGATGAGACGGGTACGTCGCCTGCTGCACATGAACCGAGGAGTCCCAGCCGAGCTGGCTTCTTCGGCAAGGTCAGGGCTCGCTCAACGTCGACAGCCAAGTCGGACGCAGGCGACACCGAGGAGTCTAAAGAGGAACGTCAGCGCATGAAGTACGCATACGTCTCGTGCGAAATCTTGTCCTCAGAAGTGTGGTCGATATCAGAGGCCGTCCTTGAGAACCAGGACACGCTGCGCCAGTTCTGGGCCTACATCAAGCAGCCCGCGCCTCTCGACCCAGTACAGGCCGGCTACTTCACCAAGGTGAATGAGTCACTGCTCGATCGCAAGATGGAGGAAATGCTGGACTTCTTCAAATCTCTCGACAATGTCGTTACAGACATGCTACAACACGTCGACTGTCCTGTCATCATGGACCTGCTATTGAAGATCATCAGCCTTGAGAAGAGTGAGGGTGGACAAGGCATTGTTGACGTACGTTACTCCGCATGCGCTCGCATACACAGCTAATAGAGATATAGTGGTTACAACAGCAGAACCTCGTTCCCCGCTTGATCGGCTTCCTCGCTCCTGACCAGACCACCTCGACCCAAACCTCAGCTGGCGACTTCCTCAAGGCTATCATCACCATATCCGCAAACGCAACCACACAGGATCAGTCTGTAATAGGACCGAACGAGCTGACGCGCCAACTCGTCTCAGAATCATGTCTCAAGCAACTCATAGAATTCATGCTACAAGGCGGCAACCCTCTGACGGTCGGCGTGGGCATCATCATCGAAGTCATCAGAAAAAACAATTCCGACTACGACCTGGAGAACCAAATTGGTCCGGTTCCCAAGAACTCAGATCCCATCTACCTAGGCACTCTGCTCCGCCAATTCGCAAACCACATTCCGCAGTTCATGGAGCTCGTAAACAGTTCTAGTCAGATTGTTACGCAAACAGATGGCAGCACCACCAGGAAGAAGCGAGAGCTCAAAACGGCATTTGGCGAGAAGATAGAGCCACTTGGCTTTGACCGTTTCAAGACGTGTGAGCTGATGGCCGAGCTCCTGCATTGCAGCAACATGGCTCTACTCAACGAACGAGGAAGCGAAGCTGAGGTCCGAAGACGAGATGCCGAGCGGGAGCGTCTGAAAGCTGACGGAAAGCTAACTTCGGCCAACGCCGGTAATCTTGGTGACTTCTCTACTAGTGTCGACAGCCAAGGCTTTCATCATGCTCGGGCCCCTAGCATGGACTCCACTGCAGAGATAAAGCCCCTACATGTGCAGAACAGTTCTGAAGATGACTTTGAAAAAGTCATTGCACCCGAGGTTGCCTCAGATACACCAAAGGATACTTCAAGCGAAAAGGAACAAATCGGTGAGCCATTGGAGCCTTCACCGAAAGTTGCGCCAAGAGACGCACCAAGCGAGCCGTCTGCTGGTAAGCCCGTGGGTGACGACGGCGAATTCGTTGACGAGCCCCTCACGCCACCCAAAGATACGGCAGCATCTGCTGAAGCGGCTACCTCTCCAGCTAAGCCTGCAGACGATGCGGAGTCCCCTACATCGGCAGGATTGTCTGCCAAGGTCGATGATCTCGGCCTGGATAACGACACCGTTATGAA from Pyrenophora tritici-repentis strain M4 chromosome 1, whole genome shotgun sequence encodes the following:
- a CDS encoding SAPS multi-domain protein — translated: MFWRFGGYAQLSSLDSILDKPDVTVEELLDESDLIQELKQQNSKLIEYLRDENVLERLLRYVIAARPHSPPDDETGTSPAAHEPRSPSRAGFFGKVRARSTSTAKSDAGDTEESKEERQRMKYAYVSCEILSSEVWSISEAVLENQDTLRQFWAYIKQPAPLDPVQAGYFTKVNESLLDRKMEEMLDFFKSLDNVVTDMLQHVDCPVIMDLLLKIISLEKSEGGQGIVDWLQQQNLVPRLIGFLAPDQTTSTQTSAGDFLKAIITISANATTQDQSVIGPNELTRQLVSESCLKQLIEFMLQGGNPLTVGVGIIIEVIRKNNSDYDLENQIGPVPKNSDPIYLGTLLRQFANHIPQFMELVNSSSQIVTQTDGSTTRKKRELKTAFGEKIEPLGFDRFKTCELMAELLHCSNMALLNERGSEAEVRRRDAERERLKADGKLTSANAGNLGDFSTSVDSQGFHHARAPSMDSTAEIKPLHVQNSSEDDFEKVIAPEVASDTPKDTSSEKEQIGEPLEPSPKVAPRDAPSEPSAGKPVGDDGEFVDEPLTPPKDTAASAEAATSPAKPADDAESPTSAGLSAKVDDLGLDNDTVMNDRQEAPEPPKTEQPEETKPVLPSLLTQQLSQSAEPVTLEPIENLSPHPDDKPAPLFAGKNRDSSKSPAKIDTSRFTAPAPPESDLSEITPIDESQSVRSVVFGGAEEAVGFEIDIDGTPVVGDLLKITFVENKVVPTILDFFFRFPWNNFLHNVVYDVVQQVFNGQMDRGYNRQLAIDLFDSGGITERIIKGQQESDRSHKETHMRLGYMGHLTLIAEEVLKFTERHTDEVLSQMVLDKVHAEDWVHYVEHILSETRERDNAILGGVRPDMSVGPRQAVLNAVNAANNFGNDSGGLSNASLANNGNIGLDSMELTSAGDTGGGGYTFSGGSLLSGFTNSSDEEDEDMDDVDTEREREQRQGPVDDSEQVGEISFDDADMDYR